In one window of Arthrobacter pascens DNA:
- a CDS encoding carbohydrate ABC transporter permease has translation MSSRLEVRKSLDGREQEPSRQARAGASASPRFSWRTKQRLKGASFTWPFVIGFAVFTLLPMVIGLGQSLFASKTSGLGFGAATVSFAGFENFARGFIDPVFWSSMLRVSIYAVVIVPVIQLISLALALLIDAVKRRVANRFRLLLLIPYMIPGIVAIMIWLYLYSPVVGPLKPFFGLFGIHADFFSSGMIWVSIGNLAVWGSIGFNMLILFGALQAVPREIFDAARVDGASEFRIAMSIKVPYVRGSLVLTGLLSIIGTLQIFNEPTLFRSISPESITKDFTPSMVIYNQAFQVGNLNYAAALSIILAAVVGVASVIIYRLTNKVES, from the coding sequence ATGTCTTCCAGATTAGAAGTCCGTAAAAGCCTGGACGGCAGGGAGCAAGAGCCCTCGAGGCAGGCACGGGCAGGTGCGTCCGCGTCTCCCCGGTTTTCCTGGCGCACCAAGCAGCGGCTCAAGGGGGCGTCGTTCACCTGGCCGTTCGTCATCGGTTTCGCGGTGTTCACGCTCCTGCCGATGGTCATTGGGCTCGGCCAGAGCCTTTTCGCCTCCAAGACCTCCGGACTGGGCTTCGGCGCAGCCACCGTCAGCTTCGCCGGGTTCGAAAACTTCGCCCGGGGGTTCATAGACCCTGTGTTCTGGAGTTCCATGCTCCGGGTGAGCATCTACGCCGTCGTGATTGTCCCCGTCATCCAGCTCATCAGCCTGGCGCTGGCGCTGCTGATTGACGCCGTGAAGCGCAGGGTGGCCAACCGTTTCCGGCTGCTTCTCCTGATTCCGTACATGATCCCCGGAATCGTGGCCATCATGATCTGGCTCTACCTGTACAGCCCGGTGGTGGGGCCCCTCAAGCCCTTCTTCGGCCTGTTCGGAATACACGCCGACTTTTTTTCAAGCGGCATGATTTGGGTCTCGATAGGCAACCTGGCCGTGTGGGGCTCCATTGGCTTCAATATGCTGATCCTCTTTGGCGCCCTGCAGGCAGTGCCACGCGAAATCTTCGACGCGGCCCGGGTCGATGGGGCCTCCGAATTCCGGATTGCCATGTCCATCAAGGTTCCCTACGTCCGCGGCTCACTCGTCCTGACCGGCCTGCTCTCGATCATCGGCACGCTCCAGATCTTCAATGAGCCAACGCTCTTCCGATCCATTTCGCCCGAATCGATCACCAAGGACTTCACTCCCAGCATGGTCATCTACAACCAGGCGTTCCAGGTGGGCAACCTGAACTATGCGGCCGCGTTGTCCATCATCCTGGCGGCAGTGGTAGGGGTTGCCTCGGTGATCATCTACCGCCTGACAAACAAGGTCGAATCATGA
- a CDS encoding Bug family tripartite tricarboxylate transporter substrate binding protein yields MRQIRALRIAAVAAGIALMATGCGATGGSSTSTSGSAGPLTGLQIMVPNTPGGGYDTTARAAAKVLDDEKIANNTEVFNLAGAGGTVGLARIVNEKGNGDLAMLMGLGVVGASYTNKSESKLTATTPLAKLIEEPGAIMVNKDSPYKTINDLVTAWKASPGSISVGGGSSPGGPDHLLPMQLAGAVGIDATKVNYVAYDGGGDLLPAILGNKLGFAASGAGEYLQQIQSGQIRVLATSGSKRLEGVDAPTLKESGIDLEFTNWRGMVAPPGISDADKAKLIAALEKMHGSNGWKEALKTHSWTDAFVTGDQFKSFLTEQDKRVADVLTKLGLA; encoded by the coding sequence ATGCGCCAGATCCGCGCATTGCGTATTGCCGCCGTCGCCGCCGGCATCGCCCTGATGGCCACCGGCTGCGGTGCCACCGGTGGCAGCTCCACCAGCACCAGCGGTTCCGCCGGCCCGCTGACCGGTCTTCAAATCATGGTCCCCAACACTCCGGGCGGTGGTTACGACACCACTGCCCGCGCCGCGGCGAAAGTTCTCGATGACGAGAAGATCGCCAACAACACCGAGGTCTTCAACCTGGCCGGGGCTGGCGGAACCGTGGGCCTGGCCCGCATCGTCAACGAAAAGGGCAACGGCGACCTCGCCATGCTGATGGGCCTGGGCGTGGTGGGCGCGAGCTATACCAACAAGTCCGAATCCAAGCTGACGGCCACCACGCCGCTAGCCAAGCTCATCGAAGAGCCCGGCGCCATCATGGTCAACAAGGATTCGCCCTACAAGACCATCAATGACCTAGTCACCGCCTGGAAAGCAAGCCCGGGTTCCATCAGCGTCGGCGGCGGATCCTCCCCCGGCGGCCCCGACCACCTGCTGCCCATGCAGCTCGCCGGAGCTGTGGGAATCGACGCCACCAAGGTTAACTACGTCGCCTACGACGGCGGCGGAGACCTCCTCCCGGCCATCCTCGGCAACAAGCTGGGCTTCGCAGCCTCCGGCGCCGGGGAGTACCTCCAGCAGATCCAGTCCGGTCAAATCCGCGTCCTGGCGACCAGCGGCTCAAAGCGGCTCGAGGGCGTAGACGCACCCACCCTGAAGGAGTCCGGCATCGACCTGGAGTTCACCAACTGGCGCGGAATGGTGGCTCCTCCCGGAATCAGCGATGCAGACAAGGCCAAGCTGATTGCCGCCCTCGAAAAGATGCACGGCAGCAATGGCTGGAAGGAAGCGCTGAAGACCCACAGCTGGACGGACGCCTTCGTCACCGGTGACCAGTTCAAGTCCTTCCTCACAGAACAGGACAAGCGTGTTGCCGACGTCCTGACCAAGCTCGGGTTGGCATGA
- a CDS encoding ABC transporter substrate-binding protein, protein MSLTNTKRKALSISAAVAAIGLLAGCGSASAPAAPAADAGPVTIDVWGWDAESTQHVVDAFNASHDKIKVNYVLQASNTATQTNFRNVMESKKDIPCWIPGIAPISTVLVNGWAQDITKYIEPIKDTYSKGAQAAAQVDGKYYGFPAGPSATFMMANKAVYEKYGLAVPKTWEDFVTTGKELKTHGVTVINLAGEDPSTLLQMSQQAGANWFAIDGDKWKVNLQDDATMKAVDIIQKLVDNDLVAHQTYKDRPALYSYFDSGQLATVPLAWWSMTGYQTNFKASLGQWQAVDVPQFKDAKQFVSSGFADPGFVPVGCEHPAAAVEYINWTSSSKDAIEAGRNKKTGSVGVPTNLADVSAYTADVVPDKIFGAQPAAEVGAVISKAQNAAVGKFERGPNYDAWFPELQDQWGKAMAKQITLKQAMANVQAFIAKDLDSKGIKYEVSK, encoded by the coding sequence ATGAGCCTGACAAACACCAAGCGGAAAGCCCTGTCGATATCGGCCGCGGTCGCAGCAATCGGCCTCCTGGCCGGCTGCGGAAGCGCCTCTGCGCCTGCCGCCCCGGCAGCGGACGCCGGCCCGGTAACTATTGACGTGTGGGGCTGGGACGCCGAGTCGACACAGCACGTTGTTGATGCCTTCAATGCCAGCCATGACAAGATCAAAGTCAATTACGTCCTGCAGGCCAGCAACACTGCCACCCAGACAAACTTCAGGAACGTCATGGAGTCAAAGAAGGACATCCCCTGCTGGATACCGGGAATCGCCCCCATCAGCACGGTTCTTGTCAACGGCTGGGCCCAGGACATCACCAAGTACATAGAGCCGATTAAGGACACCTACAGCAAGGGCGCCCAGGCCGCCGCCCAGGTTGACGGAAAGTACTACGGATTTCCGGCAGGTCCCTCGGCCACCTTCATGATGGCGAACAAGGCCGTCTACGAAAAGTACGGACTCGCTGTTCCGAAAACCTGGGAGGACTTCGTCACGACCGGCAAGGAGCTCAAGACCCACGGCGTCACGGTCATCAACCTGGCCGGCGAAGACCCTTCGACCCTCCTGCAGATGTCCCAGCAGGCCGGCGCGAACTGGTTCGCGATCGATGGCGACAAGTGGAAGGTCAACCTGCAGGACGACGCCACCATGAAGGCAGTGGACATTATCCAGAAGCTGGTGGACAACGACCTGGTAGCCCACCAGACCTACAAGGACAGGCCCGCACTCTACTCCTACTTCGACAGCGGCCAGCTCGCCACCGTGCCCCTGGCCTGGTGGTCCATGACCGGCTACCAGACCAACTTCAAAGCCTCCCTGGGACAATGGCAGGCAGTGGACGTCCCCCAGTTCAAGGACGCCAAGCAGTTTGTAAGCTCCGGCTTTGCCGATCCCGGCTTCGTTCCCGTCGGCTGTGAACATCCCGCCGCCGCCGTTGAATACATCAATTGGACCTCCAGCTCGAAGGATGCCATCGAAGCCGGCAGGAACAAGAAAACGGGCTCCGTGGGCGTTCCCACGAACCTTGCCGATGTGTCGGCCTACACTGCGGACGTCGTCCCGGACAAGATTTTCGGAGCCCAGCCTGCAGCTGAAGTGGGTGCCGTGATCTCGAAAGCCCAGAACGCCGCCGTCGGCAAGTTCGAGCGCGGTCCGAACTACGACGCCTGGTTCCCCGAGCTGCAGGACCAGTGGGGCAAGGCCATGGCCAAGCAGATCACCCTGAAGCAGGCGATGGCCAACGTCCAGGCCTTCATTGCCAAGGACCTTGACTCCAAGGGCATCAAATACGAGGTCAGCAAGTAA
- a CDS encoding tripartite tricarboxylate transporter permease, whose product MDVWSSLMDGFATALTPMNLLYAVIGVLLGTAVGVLPGLGPAMTVALLLPVTQVLEPTSAFIMFAGIYYGGMYGGSTTSILLNTPGESSSVITAIEGNKMAKAGRAAQALATAAIGSFVAGTIGTALLAMFAPIVVQFAVSLGSPSYFAIMVLALLAVTAVLGSSRLRGFAALGLGLAIGLVGAGSGQARLTFGIPLLTDGIDIVVVAVAIFALGEALWVAAHLRRTPLHAIPVGQPWMGKSDWKRSWKPWLRGTAFGFPFGALPAGGAEIPTFLSYVTEKRLSKHPEEFGHGAIEGVAGPEAANNASAAGTLTPMLALGLPTNATAAVMLAAFTGYGIQPGPQLFASQGPLVWALIASLFIGNFLLLIINLPLAPLWAKLLQLPRPYLYAGILFFATLGAYSVNLQAFDLVLLLVFGALGFMMRRFGLPVLPLILGVILGPRLEDQLRKALKLSGGDPLGPNGLFGEPIAVVVYIIVAIILVWPLLFKLYRRARPAADSMPATSMPATRSGASEPREAGGAVSHGSHRADGNPGGDGGDGDG is encoded by the coding sequence ATGGACGTCTGGTCCTCCCTGATGGACGGTTTCGCCACCGCCCTGACTCCCATGAACCTCCTCTACGCCGTGATCGGCGTCCTCCTGGGTACCGCCGTCGGAGTCCTCCCTGGACTGGGCCCGGCCATGACAGTGGCGCTGTTGCTGCCCGTCACCCAGGTCCTGGAACCCACCAGCGCATTTATTATGTTCGCCGGCATCTATTACGGCGGCATGTACGGCGGGTCCACTACGTCCATCCTCCTTAACACCCCCGGCGAATCCTCCTCGGTGATCACCGCCATCGAAGGAAACAAGATGGCCAAGGCCGGCAGGGCCGCCCAGGCTCTGGCGACGGCGGCGATCGGCTCCTTCGTGGCCGGCACCATTGGTACTGCCCTGCTGGCAATGTTCGCGCCGATCGTTGTGCAGTTCGCCGTCAGCCTGGGCTCCCCCAGCTACTTCGCGATTATGGTCCTGGCCCTGCTGGCGGTCACCGCCGTGCTGGGCTCCTCCCGGCTGCGCGGCTTCGCTGCGTTGGGCCTTGGCCTGGCCATTGGCCTGGTGGGCGCGGGGTCCGGACAGGCCCGCCTCACGTTCGGCATTCCATTGCTGACTGACGGCATAGACATTGTGGTGGTGGCCGTGGCGATCTTTGCCTTGGGCGAGGCCCTCTGGGTTGCTGCGCACCTGCGCCGCACACCGCTGCATGCCATCCCGGTGGGACAGCCCTGGATGGGCAAGTCCGACTGGAAACGGTCCTGGAAGCCGTGGCTTCGCGGTACCGCCTTCGGCTTCCCCTTTGGTGCACTGCCGGCCGGTGGCGCCGAGATCCCCACGTTCCTGTCCTACGTGACGGAGAAGCGGCTCAGCAAACACCCCGAGGAGTTCGGGCACGGTGCCATTGAAGGCGTCGCCGGTCCGGAAGCCGCTAATAACGCCTCCGCTGCCGGCACACTAACACCCATGCTGGCTTTGGGCCTGCCCACCAACGCCACTGCCGCCGTGATGCTGGCCGCGTTCACCGGATACGGCATCCAGCCTGGCCCTCAGCTGTTCGCCAGCCAGGGTCCCCTGGTGTGGGCGCTGATCGCCAGCCTCTTCATTGGCAACTTTCTCCTGCTGATCATCAACCTGCCCTTGGCTCCACTATGGGCGAAGCTCCTGCAGCTTCCCCGCCCCTACCTGTATGCCGGCATTCTGTTCTTCGCCACGCTGGGCGCCTATTCGGTAAACCTGCAGGCCTTCGACCTGGTGCTGCTATTGGTTTTCGGCGCCTTGGGTTTCATGATGCGGCGCTTCGGCCTCCCCGTCCTGCCGCTCATCCTCGGCGTGATCCTGGGGCCGCGGCTGGAGGACCAGCTCCGCAAGGCACTGAAGCTGTCCGGTGGCGATCCGTTGGGCCCCAACGGCCTCTTCGGCGAGCCGATCGCCGTCGTTGTCTACATCATTGTGGCCATCATCCTGGTCTGGCCGTTGCTGTTCAAGCTGTACCGCCGCGCCCGCCCGGCCGCCGACTCCATGCCCGCCACCTCCATGCCCGCCACCCGCTCCGGAGCATCGGAGCCGCGGGAGGCCGGGGGCGCCGTTAGCCATGGCAGCCATCGGGCCGATGGAAACCCAGGCGGCGACGGGGGCGACGGCGACGGTTAG
- the hutU gene encoding urocanate hydratase, giving the protein MAPADFTTGARPVKAARGIELTAKSWQTEAPLRMLMNNLDPEVAERPDDLVVYGGTGRAVRSWAAFDAITRTLETMESDETLLVQSGKPVGVFRTNEWAPRVLLANSNLVGDWANWPEFRRLEAEGLMMYGQMTAGSWIYIGTQGILQGTFETFAAIARKLTGDENGTLAGTLTLTGGCGGMGGAQPLAVTLNDGACLIVDVDETRLRRRAGKRYLDEVETDLDAAIAKVLKAKEERRGWSVGYVGNAAEVFPEILRRHNAGELTVDIVTDQTSAHDPLSYLPEGISVEDWHREAEADPEGFTKKAQTSMAKHVQAMVEFQDAGAEVFDYGNSIRDEARKGGYNRAFEFPGFVPAYIRPLFCEGLGPFRWVALSGDPEDIAVTDKAIKELFPENKHLHRWIDAAAERVEFEGLPARICWLGYGERAKAGLLFNQLVKEGKVKAPIVIGRDHLDSGSVASPYRETEAMADGSDAIADWPMLNALLNTASGATWVSLHHGGGVGIGRSIHAGQVSVADGTDLAAQKLERLLTNDPGMGVIRHADAGYDRALEVAKERGVRIPMQEAKN; this is encoded by the coding sequence ATGGCACCCGCCGATTTCACCACCGGTGCCCGCCCGGTCAAAGCAGCCCGCGGCATCGAGCTCACCGCCAAGTCCTGGCAGACGGAAGCTCCGCTGCGCATGCTGATGAACAACCTGGATCCCGAGGTCGCCGAACGCCCGGATGACCTGGTGGTCTACGGCGGCACAGGCCGGGCGGTCCGGTCCTGGGCCGCCTTCGACGCCATCACCCGCACCCTCGAGACCATGGAGTCGGATGAGACCCTCCTGGTCCAGTCCGGCAAGCCGGTGGGCGTGTTCCGCACCAACGAGTGGGCGCCCCGGGTCCTGCTGGCCAACTCCAATCTGGTGGGCGACTGGGCCAACTGGCCCGAATTCCGTCGACTGGAGGCCGAGGGCCTGATGATGTACGGCCAGATGACCGCGGGATCGTGGATCTACATCGGCACCCAGGGCATCCTGCAGGGCACCTTCGAGACCTTCGCCGCGATCGCCCGCAAGCTCACCGGGGATGAGAACGGCACGCTCGCGGGTACCCTGACCCTTACCGGCGGCTGCGGCGGAATGGGCGGCGCCCAGCCGCTCGCCGTGACCCTGAACGACGGCGCCTGCCTGATTGTCGACGTCGACGAGACCCGCCTGCGCCGCCGTGCCGGTAAGCGGTACCTGGATGAGGTTGAAACGGATCTCGACGCCGCCATCGCGAAGGTCCTCAAGGCCAAGGAAGAGCGCCGCGGCTGGTCAGTAGGTTACGTCGGTAACGCGGCCGAGGTCTTCCCGGAGATCCTGCGCCGCCACAACGCCGGCGAGCTCACCGTGGACATCGTCACGGACCAGACCTCCGCCCACGATCCCTTGAGCTACCTGCCGGAAGGGATTTCTGTCGAGGACTGGCACCGCGAGGCCGAGGCCGATCCCGAAGGCTTCACCAAAAAGGCCCAGACGTCCATGGCGAAGCATGTCCAGGCCATGGTGGAATTCCAGGACGCCGGCGCAGAAGTGTTCGATTACGGCAACTCCATCCGCGACGAGGCCCGCAAGGGCGGCTACAACCGGGCGTTCGAGTTCCCCGGCTTCGTTCCGGCCTACATCCGGCCCTTGTTCTGCGAAGGGCTAGGCCCCTTCCGCTGGGTCGCCCTCTCCGGTGACCCTGAGGACATCGCCGTGACGGACAAGGCCATCAAGGAACTCTTCCCGGAGAACAAGCACCTGCACCGATGGATCGACGCCGCCGCTGAGCGCGTCGAGTTCGAGGGCCTGCCGGCACGGATCTGCTGGCTCGGCTATGGCGAACGCGCGAAAGCCGGGCTGCTGTTCAACCAGCTCGTCAAGGAAGGTAAGGTCAAGGCGCCCATCGTGATCGGCCGCGACCACCTGGACTCCGGCTCCGTGGCGTCCCCGTACCGGGAGACGGAGGCAATGGCCGACGGTTCCGACGCTATCGCGGACTGGCCTATGCTCAACGCCCTGCTCAACACCGCCTCGGGTGCCACCTGGGTCTCCCTCCACCATGGCGGCGGCGTCGGCATCGGCCGGTCCATCCACGCCGGCCAGGTCTCAGTCGCAGACGGCACCGATCTTGCGGCGCAGAAGCTCGAGCGCCTCCTCACCAACGACCCCGGCATGGGTGTCATCCGACATGCCGACGCCGGTTACGACCGCGCGCTTGAAGTCGCGAAGGAACGCGGCGTCCGCATCCCGATGCAAGAAGCAAAGAACTAG
- a CDS encoding tripartite tricarboxylate transporter TctB family protein has product MSSIASGLKGRAELGVALLLGVVGVVVFLDTSRLAITYSQTDPVGPKTLPYLVSGLLVVCAVLLAINVLRGGQGEAEGGEDVDLTHPADWKTVLPLAGAFIANILLIDWAGWVISGTILFWGSAWALGSRHYVRDGIISVALSVLTFYGFYLGLGIHLPAGVLKGIL; this is encoded by the coding sequence ATGAGCTCCATAGCCTCAGGCTTGAAAGGCCGCGCCGAGCTGGGGGTAGCCCTCCTGCTCGGCGTGGTCGGCGTCGTCGTCTTCCTGGACACCAGCCGCCTGGCTATCACCTATTCCCAAACCGACCCGGTAGGGCCCAAGACGCTGCCATACCTGGTGTCCGGCTTGCTGGTTGTCTGCGCAGTTCTGCTGGCAATCAATGTGCTGCGGGGCGGACAGGGCGAAGCCGAAGGCGGGGAGGACGTGGACCTCACGCACCCGGCCGACTGGAAGACCGTCCTGCCCCTGGCGGGGGCCTTCATTGCCAACATCCTGCTGATCGACTGGGCCGGATGGGTGATCTCGGGAACCATCCTCTTCTGGGGCAGCGCGTGGGCCCTGGGGAGCCGGCATTACGTCCGTGACGGGATCATCTCCGTGGCCCTTTCGGTTCTCACCTTTTACGGCTTCTACCTGGGCCTTGGCATTCACTTGCCGGCTGGTGTCCTGAAAGGAATTCTGTAA
- a CDS encoding carbohydrate ABC transporter permease, whose amino-acid sequence MTLTSPPSKVLDPNNDTRKLELKALRLRKRQLKTMDNDDPSEISGKRGRSSWIVLIGLVLFALYSVGPAWWLIVSATKSKEDLYTTDAMWFANFKLFDNLASLFTYQDGIFGTWLWNSLLYAFASSIGHTVVSMAAGYGLAMYAFRGKGTTMGFIIGSFLIPGALLTIPSYLLFVQIGMYDTIWAMIIPAFFSPFAVYLSKVYAEGAVPSELLEAARIDGAGEYRIFFQISSRLMTTAGATIFLLHFVGSWNGFFGPLVYLRGADKWPVMLGLYSWLQRGTDSTVDLTGLVITGSLVATIPMVILMIAMQRYWRSGVAMGSLK is encoded by the coding sequence ATGACACTCACCTCACCGCCTTCAAAGGTCCTGGACCCGAACAATGACACCAGGAAACTGGAGCTCAAGGCCCTCCGCCTGCGCAAACGCCAGCTCAAGACCATGGACAACGATGACCCGTCCGAGATTTCCGGCAAGCGGGGAAGGTCCAGCTGGATCGTGCTCATCGGACTGGTCCTGTTTGCGCTCTACTCAGTAGGACCTGCCTGGTGGCTGATTGTTTCCGCCACCAAGTCCAAGGAGGACCTCTACACAACGGACGCGATGTGGTTCGCGAACTTCAAGCTGTTCGACAACCTGGCGTCGCTCTTCACCTACCAGGACGGGATCTTTGGCACCTGGCTGTGGAACTCGCTGCTGTATGCCTTTGCCAGCTCGATAGGCCATACGGTGGTGTCGATGGCCGCAGGCTACGGCCTGGCAATGTACGCGTTCAGGGGCAAGGGAACCACGATGGGCTTTATCATCGGCTCGTTCCTCATTCCAGGCGCCCTGCTCACCATTCCGTCCTACCTGCTCTTCGTGCAGATAGGAATGTACGACACCATTTGGGCGATGATCATCCCGGCGTTCTTCAGCCCGTTCGCTGTCTACCTGTCCAAGGTTTACGCCGAAGGCGCCGTTCCCAGCGAACTCCTGGAAGCGGCAAGAATCGACGGAGCGGGCGAATACCGGATCTTCTTCCAGATTTCCTCCCGGCTCATGACCACAGCGGGCGCCACGATCTTCCTCCTGCACTTCGTGGGCTCCTGGAACGGCTTCTTCGGCCCCCTGGTCTACCTTCGCGGCGCGGATAAATGGCCGGTCATGCTGGGCCTGTACTCGTGGCTCCAGCGCGGCACGGACTCCACAGTGGACCTCACCGGACTGGTCATCACCGGTTCACTGGTGGCCACGATTCCGATGGTGATCCTGATGATTGCCATGCAGCGGTACTGGCGCTCCGGCGTCGCGATGGGCAGCCTGAAGTAA
- a CDS encoding universal stress protein has protein sequence MTIVVGYVPTPEGEAALTQAIAEARKSNTTLLVINSSKGDSLVDNRYALEPEIQSIEDRLAIQGIDHVIKQPVRGHDAAAEVLDAAEEHNADLIVIGLRRRTPVGKLIMGSTSQRILLEADCPVLAVKAG, from the coding sequence ATGACCATCGTGGTGGGATACGTCCCTACACCAGAGGGCGAGGCGGCGCTGACCCAGGCCATCGCGGAGGCCCGGAAGAGCAACACCACCCTGCTTGTCATCAACTCGTCCAAGGGGGATTCCCTGGTGGACAACAGGTACGCCCTGGAGCCGGAGATTCAGAGCATCGAGGACCGCCTGGCCATCCAGGGAATCGACCACGTGATCAAGCAGCCCGTCCGTGGGCATGATGCGGCGGCGGAGGTCCTCGATGCCGCAGAGGAGCATAATGCCGATTTGATCGTGATTGGCCTGCGGAGACGAACCCCGGTGGGCAAGCTGATCATGGGCAGCACATCCCAGCGCATCCTGCTTGAAGCCGACTGCCCCGTACTGGCGGTCAAGGCGGGCTAG
- the hutH gene encoding histidine ammonia-lyase, with product MTLTTHEPLTVTLGSSGVTPEDVVAVARHNAKVAISQEALETVAKVRAHIDDLASSDVPAYGISTGFGALANRHIPNELRTQLQKSLIRSHAAGMGPAVEREVVRGIMFLRAKTLASGRTGVRPVVLQTMVDVLNAGITPIVREFGSLGCSGDLAPLSHCALVLMGEGEAEGPDGVTYGGRGESPVAELLAAHGIEPVTLAEKEGLALVNGTEGMLGMLLMAIADIRQLLTTADITAALSVEALLGTDQVFLPELHAALRPHPGQAASADNMLRVLSNSPIVASHRVGDSKVQDAYSLRCAPQVAGAVRDTVDHAALVASRELAAAIDNPVVLPDGRVSSNGNFHGAPVAYVLDFLAIAVADLSSIAERRTDRMLDPARSHGLPAFLAADPGVDSGLMIAQYTQAGLVSDNKRLAVPASVDSIPSSAMQEDHVSMGWHAARKLRKAVENLRRVLAIELVTSARAIEIRTQLSGGQLTPGPAGAAVIGTLRAVVEGPGTDRFLSPELEAADRLVASGEVRAAAESAVGILA from the coding sequence GTGACACTTACAACCCACGAACCGCTCACCGTTACCCTCGGCTCCAGCGGCGTCACGCCCGAGGACGTCGTCGCCGTCGCCCGTCACAACGCCAAGGTGGCCATCTCCCAGGAAGCACTGGAAACGGTCGCCAAGGTCCGGGCGCACATCGATGACCTCGCCTCCAGTGACGTCCCGGCCTACGGCATCTCGACGGGCTTCGGCGCGCTGGCCAACCGCCATATCCCCAACGAGCTGCGCACCCAGCTGCAGAAGTCCCTGATCCGCAGCCATGCGGCAGGCATGGGCCCGGCCGTAGAGCGCGAGGTGGTGCGCGGCATCATGTTCCTCCGCGCCAAGACGCTGGCTTCCGGCCGCACCGGGGTCCGCCCGGTGGTCCTGCAGACCATGGTGGACGTGCTGAACGCCGGCATCACCCCCATCGTTCGTGAGTTCGGGTCGCTGGGCTGCTCCGGTGACCTCGCACCCCTGTCCCATTGCGCCCTGGTGCTGATGGGAGAGGGCGAAGCGGAAGGGCCCGACGGCGTGACCTACGGCGGGCGGGGTGAGTCACCCGTGGCTGAACTGCTGGCCGCACACGGCATCGAGCCGGTCACCCTCGCGGAGAAGGAAGGCCTGGCGCTGGTGAACGGCACGGAGGGCATGCTGGGCATGCTCCTGATGGCCATCGCGGACATCCGGCAACTGCTCACGACGGCGGATATCACCGCGGCGCTGAGTGTTGAGGCGCTGCTTGGTACGGACCAGGTCTTTCTGCCCGAACTCCATGCGGCACTCCGTCCTCATCCGGGGCAGGCCGCCAGCGCGGACAACATGCTGCGGGTCCTGTCCAACTCGCCGATCGTGGCATCGCACCGGGTGGGTGATTCGAAAGTCCAGGACGCCTACTCCTTGCGCTGCGCTCCGCAGGTGGCCGGTGCCGTCCGTGACACCGTGGACCACGCTGCCCTCGTGGCTTCCCGTGAACTTGCCGCCGCCATCGACAACCCCGTGGTCCTGCCGGACGGCAGGGTCAGCTCCAACGGAAACTTCCACGGCGCGCCCGTGGCTTATGTCCTGGACTTCCTGGCCATCGCGGTGGCTGACCTGAGCTCCATCGCTGAGCGCAGGACGGACAGGATGCTGGACCCCGCCCGTTCCCATGGCCTGCCCGCGTTCCTCGCTGCCGATCCCGGTGTGGATTCGGGGCTGATGATCGCGCAGTACACCCAGGCTGGCCTGGTCTCCGACAACAAGCGGCTGGCCGTTCCAGCTTCCGTGGACTCCATTCCCAGTTCGGCCATGCAGGAGGACCACGTGTCCATGGGCTGGCACGCTGCGCGCAAGCTGCGCAAGGCCGTGGAGAACCTTCGCCGCGTCCTGGCCATCGAACTCGTGACGTCGGCGCGGGCCATCGAAATCCGGACGCAGCTCTCCGGCGGACAGCTCACGCCTGGTCCCGCGGGTGCAGCTGTTATCGGGACGCTCCGCGCCGTCGTCGAAGGTCCCGGCACTGACCGGTTCCTCTCGCCGGAACTGGAAGCGGCTGACCGACTGGTTGCCAGCGGCGAGGTCCGGGCAGCAGCCGAATCCGCCGTCGGAATCCTGGCATAA